A window of Tautonia plasticadhaerens contains these coding sequences:
- the guaA gene encoding glutamine-hydrolyzing GMP synthase, translating into MHPAEHARRPVLVLDFGSQYVQLIARRVRERRAFALIVRHDISAERVKELDPIALILSGGPSSVYEEGAPRCDPALFDLDLPTLGICYGMQLACQAMGSKVDSVPSREYGPAALREVDAHSPLLAEVPTGTTVWMSHGDQVHELGPEFEGLAATASCPLAAVRHRSRPVYGLQFHPEVSHTPLGAHILGNFLDRIAGSPGEWTMEAYLDLAVAAIRERVGPDERVVCGVSGGVDSSVTAALLARALGERVVCIFVDNGLLRSGERAAVVDMFGAHSKAELRVIDAADRFLSALDGETDPQRKRVIIGHTFIDVFRDEAESIPNARFLAQGTLYPDVIESGGSPDAPAATIKHHHNVGGLPAELGFELIEPLRELFKDEVRRLGIELGLPEAQVWRHPFPGPGLAVRCLGAVTRERLEVLRRADAIFLEELRAAGLERATGQAFAVLLPVQSVGVMGDGRTYENVVALRCVDTDDFMTADWTRLPAELLARASSRIINEVKGVNRVAYDITSKPPGTIEWE; encoded by the coding sequence ATGCATCCCGCCGAACACGCCCGGCGTCCCGTCCTCGTGCTCGACTTCGGCTCGCAGTACGTCCAGCTCATCGCCCGGAGGGTCCGGGAGCGGCGGGCGTTCGCGTTGATCGTCCGGCACGACATCTCGGCCGAACGGGTGAAGGAGCTGGACCCGATCGCCCTGATCCTCTCCGGGGGCCCCTCCAGCGTCTACGAGGAGGGGGCACCGAGGTGCGACCCGGCGCTCTTCGACCTGGACCTGCCGACCCTCGGCATCTGCTACGGGATGCAGCTCGCCTGCCAGGCGATGGGCTCGAAGGTCGACTCCGTGCCGAGCCGGGAGTACGGCCCGGCGGCCCTCCGGGAGGTCGACGCCCATTCCCCGCTGCTGGCCGAGGTCCCGACGGGGACGACGGTCTGGATGAGCCACGGCGACCAGGTCCACGAGCTGGGCCCCGAGTTCGAGGGGCTGGCGGCCACCGCCTCCTGCCCGCTGGCGGCCGTCCGGCACCGATCGAGGCCGGTCTATGGCCTGCAATTCCACCCGGAGGTGAGCCACACGCCGCTCGGGGCCCACATCCTGGGGAACTTCCTCGACCGGATCGCCGGCAGCCCCGGCGAATGGACGATGGAGGCATACCTGGATCTCGCCGTGGCCGCGATCCGGGAGCGGGTCGGCCCCGACGAGCGGGTCGTCTGCGGCGTCTCGGGGGGGGTGGACTCCTCGGTCACGGCGGCCTTGCTGGCCCGGGCGCTGGGGGAACGGGTCGTCTGCATCTTCGTCGACAACGGCCTGCTCCGGTCGGGGGAGCGGGCGGCGGTTGTCGACATGTTCGGGGCCCATTCCAAGGCGGAGCTGCGGGTGATCGACGCCGCCGACCGCTTCCTCTCGGCCCTGGACGGGGAGACCGACCCCCAGCGGAAGCGCGTCATCATCGGCCACACGTTCATCGACGTGTTCCGGGACGAGGCGGAGTCGATCCCCAACGCTCGGTTCCTGGCGCAGGGCACGCTCTACCCGGACGTGATCGAGAGCGGGGGCTCGCCCGACGCCCCGGCGGCGACGATCAAGCACCACCACAACGTCGGCGGCCTGCCGGCGGAACTCGGCTTCGAGCTGATCGAGCCCCTCCGGGAACTGTTCAAGGACGAGGTCCGTCGGCTCGGGATCGAGCTGGGGCTGCCCGAGGCCCAGGTCTGGCGCCACCCCTTCCCCGGCCCCGGGCTGGCCGTCCGATGCCTCGGGGCCGTGACCCGGGAGCGGCTGGAGGTCCTCCGGAGGGCCGACGCCATCTTCCTGGAGGAACTCCGGGCCGCCGGCCTGGAGCGGGCGACCGGGCAGGCCTTCGCGGTGCTCCTGCCGGTGCAATCGGTGGGGGTGATGGGGGACGGCCGGACCTACGAGAACGTGGTGGCGCTGCGGTGCGTCGACACCGATGACTTCATGACCGCCGACTGGACCAGGCTCCCCGCCGAGCTGCTGGCCCGGGCGTCGAGCCGGATCATCAACGAGGTGAAGGGGGTCAACCGGGTGGCCTACGACATCACGAGCAAGCCGCCGGGGACGATCGAGTGGGAGTGA